CGGAGTCTTCGTAATTCTGCCAACATGAACGTAACCATCTCGAAGAAGGACCGTCCTGCGACCACGGGTGCGTCGATTTGGAAGCGCGTTCGGTTGGTCGTCCGGTTCGCTTCATCGGAGTGCTCAACCCAGGCCGCGAGCATAGGCACGGCGGTTTGAGCAGCGAGGTGGTAGCGCGCGGCGGGCGTGCTTGCCAATTTGGGTGTCAAGCCCTTGAAGGAGTCGATGTATCGCGTTGAGAAAGTTGGTGCCGAAAGTCCACGCGTCCACCGCTTGATACGCCAAAGGTACGTTGAGAAGAGCCGGTCGAGCTCTGCATCGGGGACATTCTGCCAACCCTCGACGAGGGCTTCTCGCATAGCGTCAGACTCGTCGCTCATCTCGCGCAGATGGTATGCCTTCAGCAAATCGTGTGGCAGCAGGGACTTGCCCCGATAGTTCTGTGAGTCGAAAACCCGAAAAGCCTCGTCCGCGTCATCCGTCTCCACTCGAATGATTTCGCAGGTGCTACGGATGAAGTCAGCAAAAGCTTCAGCTGGCTCCTCCATGTGTCTGACACGACGGGCCAACTCTGTACGGACCCGAACTACGCGAGCGGCTGGGTCCTCCTGCTCGATCGGCAGGACCTCGATATGGCCTTCGCTCGCCTCATCAAGTAGATCCAGCAATATTGTCAGGGTCAAGAGACGCTGCTGGCCGTCGACAACGTGGATCTGAACATTCTCGTTGTCCCTATGGAGGATAACGGCGCCGAGCACATACGAAGGCCATTGAACCTGGTCCGCATGTGGCAAAGCGTTCGGCGCAGCGTTTTCTGCCTTGAATGCCTCACGGATGTCGTCGAAAAGTTGGAGCGCAGTGGCAGGTTCCCAGCTGTAGGGCCTTTGATAGGACGGGATCGTCAGTCCTTCATCTAATAGCTCACCAACGGTGACAACTCTGACGCCCTTCTCGCGATCAATAGCCACACGACACCCCCCTCGCAGATTGGGCAACCAACCTGCAGCCCGTCATTGAGACTCTAGAGGACTAGCTGCCCTACACAGTGTTTCGGGTATCGATCTACAGCGCGTGTCCTATGAGAGCTCTGCTTCGCGGCACGGGTAGACCTATACCAAAGATGAACTGGCAAAGCTGAAGAGCTACCAGAAAGCTGACCTCCCGATCGTCGATATAGCAGCCGCCGTGGAACGAACCGTGCTCGGAACCGGAAGGCGAATGATTGACCTTCAGGTGCCCTAATCCTGGGCACCAGGACCCGCTTATAGTTCCAGTCCTAAGATGGAACCAGTGTCGGAACAAGGAGGACAGGCCGTAAACTTCAGGGACGGAATTTTGAAATTGGGGGCAACAATCATGCCAGAAGCTACCTACGGTTCGGCTGCGGTGAGGCCTGCTGCCTCGACCCCTCAGCTTGGTGCGCTAACGGATGTATTGCACAAGCTGAGGATCTTGGCCGGCCAGAACAAGCTGCCGACGGGTGCACAGCCCTCGCGACGCAATTTCGCTGCCTTGCGCGCAGTTTGCCGCGATAAACCTAGGAACCTTCTGTCTCGTCTCACCGAGTCGCCCCATGCGGGCCTAGCGGCACTGTCCTCGACGTTGCTTCTCACGAAAGGCTAGGCCATGCTGATCAAGCCCGTGTCGCTCCTCCGAGACCTGCACTTATTGGACACTCCTGTGGCCTACGTCCGCAGATCAGATGTCCATCTGCTTACCGCCAGGCGGAACGCCTGGAACAACAAAATGCTTAATCGATACACGACTACCGCACCCGCTTTCAGTACCGTAATGTCGGCGTGGAAATCAGCGGAGGGGCGAAGGGGGCCTGGAACCTATTTCGAGATTGACGAGATACCGTCGTTGGTGTTCGATCTTGACGGGTTTAGCTTGGTCGTAATCCACATTAATGCTTCTCAGGTGTTCAAATCTTGGAAGATTCCTGCGGCACTGGCCCCCCGTGATTCCCCGATGACGGGTCTTGAGGTCCTTAGATTGTTTTCCGGCGGTCATTACAGGGAAGCATCGTCAGGTTGGCGAATTTCTGACGGAGAACCTCACGTCATCCTTGGAATCGTGGAAAGCGCCGCAGTTGCCACTTCCTATGGCGAGACTCACGTTCTTTTGAGGCGCTCATCACCTAAGTCCGGAAAGTTGACCTTCAACATTGCGCAAAGGACTGGCGCCAATGCTGCGCATCTGGAACGCATAATTGAAGAGTTAGGCCACCTGACTCTTCAAAAATACCCCGTACACGACATCCACCAGTGGGGCGGCGAGTATTTCTGCAAAACGGACACCAGGAAGCTCTATAACACAGAACCGCAGCGCCTGAACGACTACGGATTTCCGGTCCCCCTCACCGCAGCTCACGAGCCCCCGGCGTTCTGCGCGGCGTGCCTCCGATGGTTTAACGGCAGGCGCCCCGAAGGGGGCGGATAACACCGAGCCCTGGGCTTGCGTTGAAAGCTCTGATTGGCACCTAGTTCAGCACGTAGTGGTCGGTGCGGCAGGCTAGCTCCCGGCGAGAATCGCCAGATACGGACCAGCGTGATTCCGGGGTTTGTTGGACTACTGCTCAGCGGTCGCAAAACCGGCAGGGCTATCGACTTGAGTGGCTTGAAAAGGACTCTCCCGATTACGGTCCTGGCTCAAACGACGCAACGGCTCGTCAAACGTCCTCGGGAACAACACCGTGGCCACACTTTGGGGTCAACCAGGACCGCCTGAGCCGGTAGGCGCCCACAGGGAAGCTTGGGTATCCCCGCCCCAAAAGATCAACCTATTGGCACACTGACCCGGATAGGTGGGCGGGTCAGGGACACCCGCTGCTCGATCCCGACCGGCACGTGACCTGCGGACTAGGTAAGTTCCTGGAATGCAGTTTGGAGCTTCCCTGTCACATCTAGGCCGGAAGTTCGAGCCGCGGCCATCCGTATCCGCCATCCTTGGCTGTGGGGTTTAGCTATTGACTCTGCTTCATCCCTGGATAGCTCGCGCGCCCAATCAATCATCCAAGTCGCCCGATCTATGGCCACAACGATGGCAGCATCAAATTCAAATTCCTTGAAGGCCCAGTGCCTGAGGTCTCCTTTCGGAAGCGATCTCATCTTGACCTGGAGCCCCCGGTCGTCACTAGTAATCACATCCACGGATTTCGTCCCAACCGGCGCCAGCCGCCCGTTGTATGCCACGGCGACGGTCCGCTCAATAAGCTCGCCAGCAAGTGATGAAGACGTTCGCACATGGCCGCGGCTTGTAATCTCTTCGTCGATTCCGCTCCGTAGCACGAGCAAGTCACCCAAGGACATTTGGTGTAAGTGGATGTTCATGCACCCATGTAATCAGTTAGAAGCTAATTCTCGACGAAGTCGCGGCTGTGTTTACAAGACCTAGTGGAGATCTAAGGAATCCGAGCTTTGTTCCGGCTCGGTAACTAAAGCGCCTCAAGCTGCACGACTCGGGCAGTACACGACCGACGCTCCTTCTCGCGTCTTTCATCAACGCCTGCCCTGCGCAGGGGCCAGGATCGGGACAGATCGCGTCTCAAGCTCGGCTGGACGCACCCGTCGGCTGGCTCTTGTTGCCTGTGGAGTGAGCTTCCTTGAAATTCGTACTGGCAGCGAGCGGCCCATCAGCGGAAGCTCGGCGTCGCAGCCATGGCTGATCCGCGCGCTTTTGCCGAGTGCGTGGCCAGGCGGAAGATCACCGACACGAACGCCTCGATTGGACGTACGAGCCCGCCGGAGACCAGAACTACATGGGGAAATTCCTCTTCATCGCCGAAACTACAGGCCCGACGGCCTCTGAACCGCTGAACGTTGCGCCATGCTTCGAGCTCGTAAGCCGAGGGTTCTGTCATGCCGCAAGTTCGGTGGCCCAGTTGGGTTTGTATTGTGCAAGTCCTTTCAGACGCCCCAGTGCGGTGTGCGACGTCAGGCCCCGAACCTAATCAAGTAAATCGTGCTCGCCTACCTCGCCGCGCCTCTGCGCTACTTTCATGGCGACCCGCACTGCCTTTACTCGGATGTAATTGAACGTCCTGACGACTTCTCCCGGCGACGCGTTGCTTGTCTCCAGGGACCACCGGACCAGGCAGTCGTACTCCTCGCGCTCCTCAAGGTCCTCAGGCAGGGAGTTTTCGGGCACGGACGCCATGTAAGCGTCGGCAAGGCTGTGGCAGTGCTCCCCGGTGTAGTAGTTTTTTACGAAGCCGGCCTCCATGGCCGCGGCCAGTTCTGCGCTGTATGCGTTGCCTTTTATTGTGTACTCCTCTTTTGTTGAGGGTCGTCATCCGACCGCACCCCTCCGGGCCGCATAGCCCCGAGGGGCGTTCTTTCCACAATTCGGAAAATGACGTCGACTGCCAGTTTTCCTATGATCCCATTTCGATGTATCTAACGGCGATGCACCCGCCCTCGCTGCTACGGCCGCCCACGGGAGCGGCTTACGTATAGGCGTCCTGCTTCCGCTCCTTCAGTCGTCAGAAGCGTCCACCTCGGGAGGGAAGACTGCTAAATGCCAGCGCAGAAGTCCGGCGTCCCTGCATTCCCGGCCGATCCGCAGCCCGTCCAGGAGTTTCTTAGCAGCGGATTCCCTGGGCACGTCAGTGACGTGCCAGTTCGGGTTTTCGCCAGTTGGGGCTTCCCAGCCGGCGGAAACCAGGAAGTCCGAATTGAGCGGCCAGACATCAGCAGAAAGAAATTCCTCAGAAACAAGTTCCAAGGACAAACCGGATTCGCGCGGAGTGGCCTGCGCATATGGTGCACAGTCCTCCCCCGTTCCGTACCCGTATTCGATGCTGAGGAAGTCGTCATCTTTGAGCCACAGCAGCTCGTCCGTCAGCGACTCCACAGCATCGGCCCACAGAATCACTTGTCCGGATCCTTCCGTGGCCAAGCTCTGCCATTCGCCTTGGCCGTTGGAGGGCGAACTCGTCCTAGCCTCCCCCGACGGTAGTTTCTTAGACCACCTAAGTTGCGCGGGATTCGTCACGCCGCGGCATTCCCGCAAGCCGGCGAGGAGAGTTGACGCGATGTCCCCTAGCGGGACGGACTCCTTGATCCACACGTCATTCGCATCTCGGACGGCTGCCCAGCCCAGTTCGAGCATCCGTCTGACATCCTGGGGCCAGTCCTCGGTCCCGACTACAAGGGCTGAGGGGAATGAGCAATCGGCCCCCTCTGCCGTGATTGTTGCCGTCGCAAACAGCGGAATATCCAGGTCCTCGCCTTCTTCCACGACCCGGATCTCGAATGAGGCGCCCTCCGGAGTCTCGGACACGGTTTCGGAGACCTCGTGTTGGACTCGGCGCCACTCGTTCTCAAAGTCGCCTGCTGGGTCCTCCCCGGCCAGGTCCGTGCTCCCCGCCACCAACCTCAGTCCATTACTCAAGACCCCAAACTCGGCGTGCATGCTGAGCAGCGATGGTCGTTCCACTCCCCGCACGACCTGCTGTTTCACCCAGTCGTCGTATGCGAATTCAGTCTCAGGAGAATGATCTAGCTCCGATGCCGTTTCTGAAAAGTCGAGCGCAGCATGGATGAAGTCCTGTCCCTGCCAGTTCCGTGCCTGCAGGATCGGGGAAAGGCCTACCGCAGTTAGGGCCCCATTCCACGAGCCTCCGCCGAGCAGAGCGGACACAGTTTCAGCTGGGACCGGCCAGTCCAGGTAGTCGGATTCATCAAGAAGTTCTCGGAACCGGGCCCGGCCCAGATCGTACTCCCGCGCGTAGAGCTGCCTACCCGGTGCACGATTCAGCTGCCTCAACGCCCCCAGAACGAAACACACCCCACTTCGCCGCGCTGAGGCAGGCGCACCGGACAAGAAGCGTTCGAGGTCCTCCACGACGCGTACTTCCGCCGGTGAAAGCGGTTCAGCCAGGTCTGCGCTGAGCCCCTCGAGCATGCCGTAAACCGCGAAGACGCCATAGTCGAGATAGGGGGAATGGCAGCCCATCGGGTAGTCGACGTTAAGGATTACTTCGGGGCAGATTTCCCTGTAGAGGTCGGCAGCCAGGCTGTGCAGCCAGTGGAACCTGTGCTTAAGAACCATGGACCTGCGCACTGATTCCGGCTCTTGGCCACCATAAACAAGGCCGCGATCCACGTCGTCCTGGATGAGTTGACGCAGCGAACGGATTTCCGCCGCGATGGCGTCCGCACGGCTTTGTTCGTGCTCGTCCGTTACGGCGTCCCTAAGACGGTTAAGGAACCGCTTTGGGGACTCAGCAACTTCATACAGGGTGGCTATCCGCTCCCCCTGGGCGTAAGCGTCCACAATCATTTCCCAGCTTTGGCTCCAACCGGTCGAAGTTACCTCAGGTACGTTCGTCGACGGCAGATTCGAGTCCTCCTGGAGCAGGCGCAGGGAGGCCTCGACGTCGGTCCCGGCGTTCACGACTCCCCGCATGACCCCGCTGGCCCAATTGGCCAAGGACGCTTCTGCCTTTTCACCGCCCGGAGCCGGGAGCCGGCCGAACCGCGACAAGAACTCCGTGTAGTCGATAAGCCGTTGTTCGTGGCGGACTTCGCGCGCCGACTTCAAGGTGTCCGCATACTCAAGCACACGCGAGATCTCGTTAGAGATTGACGCTCCAGCCGTGCGGAGCTTGCGGTGCTTGACCAACCACGCATAGACCGTTGATGCGGATCCTGGGATGTGGCCTGCTGCCTTCAGCGCCGCCATGACTCTTACGGACTCCGCGTTCTCCCGGTCAAGGTTGGCCTGCCTCTTCTTGGGGGGCTCAACGGTCTTAGCGGTCGCCGCTATTCTGCTGCACTCGGCTATGAGTTCAGTGATTTTTTCATTGATTTCCGCACCGCCGGCTGGCCGGGAACCGTCGAGACGCCGCTTGACCCAAAAGGCAAGGTTTTTTTCGTCCTTCGGCGCCAACTTCGCGAACCCGGGCATGCGTCCGTTAGCTTTGACGAATTCACTCAACTCCTCCAAGCGCGAATCACGTTTGTGATCTGTGTGGGCCTTAAGTCGGTCCGCCAGCGCCAGCACTTCCAGGGTTTCCGGCGCCATTTCGGCGCCCGCATCGCGAAGGCGACGCGCATTTACGATCCAGCCGTGTGTCTGGCTGTCTTCGGTGCTTGAAGGGACGTGGTCGGCGCACTCAAGCACCTTTCGTACTCTCTCCCTTGCCCCGATCTCGTTGAATTCTGCGCGCGATGGGTACTTGTCGTAGAGATCGAGGATGCTCTGGCGGCGCTCGGCGTACTCGCTGGGCTCGTACGCGCGGGTGCTTTCGCGAGCGTGGTTACGCATCCAAGCCGCAATCGTCCGCTCTTTCTCCTCATCCAGACTGAGCGCACCGGTGTCGGCGAAGCTGGCCCGAGGAATGTGCCCGTGTTGGGCGCACCATTCCTGGGCCTCCAGCAGCATTGCCTCAGGATCAGCGTTCCTCCTGGTCGCCAGGGCGCCGGGAACTGTGCTAAGCAATTTGATGTCATCCTGCGGCATGGTCCCATCTTTGAACGACATGAGCTTGTTGATGAGCCACAGGGCGAGCCCGCGCTCTTCTTCCCGCGTGCTCAGTGGCATCCGCCCGTGCTCGGCGTGGAATGCCTCGAGGTCCGCAACCCATTCTGCGAGTGGGCGGACTCTTCGCGTTGAACTAGCCGGCACCAAGGGCTCAAGCAAGTCCGAGCGTTCGGCGGAAAGTTCTCCCTTATTGCGTGCGATAACCTGAAAATTCAGCCATGCAGCGAGACTGCGTTCGGATGGATTGACGGCCCCGTAAAGCGGGCGCCGTCCGTTTGAGCGAATGAATTCTGCGAGCTCCGTAATGCGATCTGCATACGTCTGCCGCGGAGTAAGCGCGTCCCCAAGATCCTCGAGCAGTCTCAGACGATCCTCGGCCAGCTTGCCGGCGTTCCTCAGCGTCTGCTGCGAAATAACCCACCGTCCCAAGGCGGCTTCGACCGCGTCCTTGGACTCTGCCCTTGGGCGGCGGCCGGTTTGCTCAATGAACGCCTTTAGATCACCGTAGCGGGCCATGAACCGGTGTTGCTGGTCTTCGAGTGACATAGCCGTCCTAGTCTCCAATTCCTCAAGCCTTAAGGAGGCCCACTTCACGCGCTTGTGTGCAGTGGGCCGGGGGTCCCCCGATACCGTAACGGCTGGGGTGCCTGTTCTCTGGCCGCAACTTCAAGGATTCGAATAACGGGAAGACAACGAATCCTCTTAGGCCTGCCTACCCCGGAATCTGGATCCGTGCCGCTTCCTGGAGCAGCGGATCGGCAATCATCACCGTTACCGGCCCGACCGCGACGTCGAAGGCGACGAAGCCCCGCGACTTGTCCCCCGGCATAACATCCCCTGCAGGCAGCTGGTTGTCGGCGAACATCTGGAGGTCGGCCTTCCGCCCATTGGCGTCCTTGGCCGAGAAGTACAACGGATTGGACGTGGTCTTCCCCGATTCTGTTTCCCACAGCACCTCCAGCAGCAGGAAACTGCCGCTCTTGGGTGCGGTCGCGAACGCCGTCGTCGTGACAGCGTCAGTGCGGACCGCAGAAACCACCGTGATCCGGGCGACGTTGCCGTTGCGCATCTTGACACTGAAGGGAACGCCGACGGCGGGAGCGGCCGGAGCCGCCGTCGCGGGCGGCGCTGCTGGCGCGGCGGCCGGCACAGCAGCCGCCGAGGCAGAAGCCGGCTCGGAAGCAGCCGCGGCAGCGGACGAAGGCGGCCCTGCGGGAGCGGCTTCGCTCACCTGCTTGGAGCCGCCGGAGCACGACCCCAGCGCGATGCCCAGTACCAGGACACCGGCCGGGATGAGGAACCGCTTCTTCTTGAAGAACGGACGGGCCTCGGTGGAGGCGGTTTCGGCGTCGGGCGCCGGAGGTAACTGCTGGGTCATGAGGGTGATGCCTTTCTCGGATGATGGTGGGTTGCTGCTGGCTGTTACTGCTTTTCCCATTTGCCGCAGCGGCTGGACTTGAAGTCCTGGCCGGCAGACAAAGCCACGGTGGGCCGGCCACCGCCAGGAATGTCGTTCTCGATGATGTTGCTGCCGTTGCTGCCAGTGGCGTAGATGCCCCAGTAGCAGGTGGAGCCGACGTCGCCGGCCGCGCGGTAGGTTCCCGGTTCGATGTCCTTACCGACAGTCCAGGTGCCGTCGCCGATCGCGTTGGCTGCCTTGGTCTTTTCGGCGCCGGTCACAGCCTCTTCGCGCTTCTTCACCGCGGCTTCAGCAGTCTTGTTGGCCGCTTCCGCCGCGCCGACTGCCGATTCGCGGGCGCCCACCTTGGACTCGCGCGTAGCCATGCCGCCCTCCAGTGAGTCGTACTTTGTCTTCAGCGACGCGAAGTCGGATTTGGCTGAGTCGCGCTCCGACTCAACAGATGCCTTCTCCCCGGCCAGCGTTGCGTAGGCGTCGCTTGCCTTCGGATCCGGAAGGGTCGAGCCGAAGGCGGCAGCCCCGGCCAGGATCGCAACCGCAGCGACGGCTGCCAGGATGCGCTTTGTGCGGCGCGGTTTTCGCGGTTCGGCGGCAGGCGCGTCACCGCCGGCCGGGCTGGTCTCGGTGTTCAACATGTCTCGTCCTCTACTCATGGATGGGCTGAACGGCGGCGGGATACCGATCCCCCAATGCGTGGTTCCCCGCCGCCGCCGCAGCTCCGCGAGATCCCGCCGTAGCTGCAAGATCGAAGCTAGGCCCATCGAAGCCGATTCCACGCGCCAAAAACTGATAACCCCCCTTATCAGAAAATCAGCCCTGCACACCCGAGCCTCCGCTAGGCTGGGCGAACGCCATCAGAAGGGGGGACCGCCGTGGAGGCAGCATGCACACCGCTGAACCTGACGCTGTCCGACGTCGCGGCCCTGGCCCGCGTCCAGCGCCCGGTCGTTTCCATGTGGCGCAAGCGCAGCGCCGGGTCGGCTCAGCCCTTCCCGGCACCGACAGCACTGGAGGCCGGCCGCGAGTTGTTCGACGCCGACCAGGTTGGCGCGTGGCTCGAGGCCACCGGTCGCGGCAACAACGCCGAAGCGCGGAACGACGCCGCCGCCTTTGCGGCACCGGCCACTCGTGACCAGCGGGAGATCTTCAACGCCCTGACCTCGTTATTGGCGCTAAAAGTACTGACCGGCCGGCAACTGGCACCGCTCGGCACCGACCAGCTGCTGGACGTCGGGGACGAATGCGATCCGGACGACCACTTGCTCTACTCCGAACTTGAGGCCCTTAGGGACGAGCTACCTGCGTTGGCTAGCTACGCCGACCGATTGACTGACAGTTCATACAGCGCGCCCGCAGCCTTCGAAGGACTCCTGGCCGATCGCTTCCGGACCGGCCTTCGCGAACTTGCAGACACAGCCCTCACGGCATCGGCCCTGTCATTGGTCGCGGCGGCCGCCACGGCGCTGGCCGCCACCCTTGACGGCCGTCCGGTCTTTGTCGATCCGACGGCCGGCGGCGGCGACCTCCTGGTCGCCGTCGTCCGCGAACACGCTGATGCCGCTCCGGTGTCCGTCCTGGTCACGGACGACGACGGCGCTGCCGCGCGCCTGCTGCGGCGGCGGCTCGCGGTGCACGGTGCCGACACGGGCCGGGTCAACACCTGGAGCGAGGACGGTCTCGCAATCTCCGGGCCGGCCGTTCACGTGGCCCAGTACCCCTCCCCCGGCAACCCAACCGCCACAGCCGAGGAAATCCTGGCGGGGATCGAAGACGTGGTCCTCCAGATGGACGACGCCCAGCGCGCGGTGCTGATCGCCCCTGCCCGGGTGCTGTCGAGTCCCCTGACCGGACCAGCCGGCAACCTGCGGGGCGACCTGTTGCGCTCGGGCCGGGTCCGGGCCATCATCCAGCTGCCGCCGGGTCTGCTCAAGGCCAAGCCTCGGGAGCTCCAGGCCCTCTGGATCCTCGGGCCGTCCTTCGCTGAAGTCCCGATCGTCGACCGCTGGACCATGGCGGCGGACCTCAGCACGCGGCAGCTCACGCAGGACGTCAGCCAGGACCTGGTCAGCGACGTCGTGGCCTCGATGGGCGACCGCTGGACTCTTCGTGCGCATTCCTTCCGCTTCGCGCGCCTCATTCCCACCCGCAGCCTGCTGGCCAGCAAGGGACCCCTCGTACCGGCGGCCGCGCCAGCGGCGACGCGGGCCAGGGCCGGCGCCGAGTCAGCGCTCAGGATTGACGAACTGCTCAGGTCAGGGAACTTCGGGTCTACGGAGGCCGGGCTTATGGTCGAGCCGGTGGGGGCTCCGGCGGCAACAGGCACCGCTAAGATCGAGGACCTGCTCCGCGCGGGCACCCTCCGGTACATCAAGGGCAACCGGATCCCGGAGGCAACCGCGACCACACCAGACGGCACCAGGCTCCTCGGACCGGCGGACCTCCTCAACCCGCACACTGCGCCGCGGCGCTACATCGACCTTCTCGACTTTGCCGCCGGCAATCCTTCCGGCCGGCTCACCGAACCGGGCGACGTCGTCTTCTGCACCAGCCCCCGGCCCGCCGCCCTGGTGGACATGCAAGGCGGATCCGCCGTCGTGTTCCCCGCCCGCGTGCTCCGGATCGACGCCGGCGACCCCGGCGGCCTGCTGCCCGACGTCGTCGCCGCGGACATCAACGCGCTCCCCGGGGCGGACAAATCCTGGCGCCAGTGGCGCCTGCGCCGCGTGCCGGACGCCCAACGTAACCAGCTCGACGCATCCCTTGCCCGGCTGCAACACGGGCAGCATCTGGCGCGTGAACGCCTCAAACGGCTGGAGGAACTCGCTACCCTGATTACGGACGGCGTAGCGGGCGGAAGCCTCACCCTGACAGACCCCAGCACTAAGCTCGCCGAACCACAGACCAAAGGAATCCAGTAATGCCCGCCGCAAAAAGAAGTACAGCGCTGAAGGTGGACCTCGCCCCGTCCACTATGAAGGAACTCAAGGATACGCTCTGGAAGGCCGCAGACAAGCTGCGCGGATCCATGGATGCTTCCCAGTACAAGGACGTGATCCTCGGCTTGGTGTTCCTCAAGTACGTCTCGGACGCCTTCGAGGAGCGCCGGGGGCAGATCCAGGCCGAGCTGGAAGCCGACGGGCTTAACGAGGAACAGATCGCCCAGTTGATCGACGACGTGGACGAGTACACCGGCCGCGGCGTGTTCTGGGTGTCGGAACGGGCACGCTGGACCTACTTGGCCGAGAACGCCAAGGGCCTGCCCGCGATGGACGGCGCCGAGCCCAAGCAGATCGGTCAGCTCATCGATGAAGCCATGGACCTCATCATGGCGGACAACAAGAGCCTCGCCGCGACGCTCCCGCGCATCTACAACCGGGACAACGTGGACCAACGGCGCCTCGGCGAGCTGCTGGACCTGTTCAACTCGGCCCGCTTCACCGGCCAGGGCGCAAGCAAGGCCCGCGACCTGCTCGGCGAGGTGTACGAGTACTTCCTGGAGAAGTTTGCCAAGGCCGAGGGCAAGCGCGGCGGCGAGTTCTACACCCCCGCCGGCGTCGTCCGTGTCCTCGTGGAGGTTCTGGAGCCGCATAGGGGCCGGGTCTACGACCCCTGCTGCGGCTCCGGCGGCATGTTTGTTCAGGCCGAGAAGTTCCTGGCG
The nucleotide sequence above comes from Arthrobacter sp. KBS0702. Encoded proteins:
- a CDS encoding DUF262 domain-containing protein, which gives rise to MAIDREKGVRVVTVGELLDEGLTIPSYQRPYSWEPATALQLFDDIREAFKAENAAPNALPHADQVQWPSYVLGAVILHRDNENVQIHVVDGQQRLLTLTILLDLLDEASEGHIEVLPIEQEDPAARVVRVRTELARRVRHMEEPAEAFADFIRSTCEIIRVETDDADEAFRVFDSQNYRGKSLLPHDLLKAYHLREMSDESDAMREALVEGWQNVPDAELDRLFSTYLWRIKRWTRGLSAPTFSTRYIDSFKGLTPKLASTPAARYHLAAQTAVPMLAAWVEHSDEANRTTNRTRFQIDAPVVAGRSFFEMVTFMLAELRRLREEGFDEQDGNEGKEKSWGHFASTDDDFRELPSRARYRYVSELYLAALLYYTNKFGEVEIREAKSRLFTWAYTLRTSYQRLQLVTVNNHASSIDHSASAFVLLRSAETSTELRRLRVEVKGRDDIPKHEQDLMRLLDRLAG
- a CDS encoding helicase associated domain-containing protein, which encodes MSLEDQQHRFMARYGDLKAFIEQTGRRPRAESKDAVEAALGRWVISQQTLRNAGKLAEDRLRLLEDLGDALTPRQTYADRITELAEFIRSNGRRPLYGAVNPSERSLAAWLNFQVIARNKGELSAERSDLLEPLVPASSTRRVRPLAEWVADLEAFHAEHGRMPLSTREEERGLALWLINKLMSFKDGTMPQDDIKLLSTVPGALATRRNADPEAMLLEAQEWCAQHGHIPRASFADTGALSLDEEKERTIAAWMRNHARESTRAYEPSEYAERRQSILDLYDKYPSRAEFNEIGARERVRKVLECADHVPSSTEDSQTHGWIVNARRLRDAGAEMAPETLEVLALADRLKAHTDHKRDSRLEELSEFVKANGRMPGFAKLAPKDEKNLAFWVKRRLDGSRPAGGAEINEKITELIAECSRIAATAKTVEPPKKRQANLDRENAESVRVMAALKAAGHIPGSASTVYAWLVKHRKLRTAGASISNEISRVLEYADTLKSAREVRHEQRLIDYTEFLSRFGRLPAPGGEKAEASLANWASGVMRGVVNAGTDVEASLRLLQEDSNLPSTNVPEVTSTGWSQSWEMIVDAYAQGERIATLYEVAESPKRFLNRLRDAVTDEHEQSRADAIAAEIRSLRQLIQDDVDRGLVYGGQEPESVRRSMVLKHRFHWLHSLAADLYREICPEVILNVDYPMGCHSPYLDYGVFAVYGMLEGLSADLAEPLSPAEVRVVEDLERFLSGAPASARRSGVCFVLGALRQLNRAPGRQLYAREYDLGRARFRELLDESDYLDWPVPAETVSALLGGGSWNGALTAVGLSPILQARNWQGQDFIHAALDFSETASELDHSPETEFAYDDWVKQQVVRGVERPSLLSMHAEFGVLSNGLRLVAGSTDLAGEDPAGDFENEWRRVQHEVSETVSETPEGASFEIRVVEEGEDLDIPLFATATITAEGADCSFPSALVVGTEDWPQDVRRMLELGWAAVRDANDVWIKESVPLGDIASTLLAGLRECRGVTNPAQLRWSKKLPSGEARTSSPSNGQGEWQSLATEGSGQVILWADAVESLTDELLWLKDDDFLSIEYGYGTGEDCAPYAQATPRESGLSLELVSEEFLSADVWPLNSDFLVSAGWEAPTGENPNWHVTDVPRESAAKKLLDGLRIGRECRDAGLLRWHLAVFPPEVDASDD
- a CDS encoding DUF4352 domain-containing protein; translation: MTQQLPPAPDAETASTEARPFFKKKRFLIPAGVLVLGIALGSCSGGSKQVSEAAPAGPPSSAAAAASEPASASAAAVPAAAPAAPPATAAPAAPAVGVPFSVKMRNGNVARITVVSAVRTDAVTTTAFATAPKSGSFLLLEVLWETESGKTTSNPLYFSAKDANGRKADLQMFADNQLPAGDVMPGDKSRGFVAFDVAVGPVTVMIADPLLQEAARIQIPG